One Thermoanaerobacter kivui genomic window, AACCGATTGCATTTCTTCTATTTATTATTCTATCCTATTCTTTTATTTACGTCAACAGTTTTCATCTTTTTTAAGGATTCTTTATATAACCCCAGCTATTTTTAATATCTGTTCAGTAATTCTATACAAAAATACTAACACTGATAAAAGCACCGGCCAATGCAAGAAAATATATAAGTCTTCTTTTAACTTTGTAGTACCGCGGATAACATATGGGTCAGTTACTTTCTTCAAATATCTTAATAGCACATACAAAAGAATAGCAGCAAATAATGCAAAAATCCCATAACCAATGACAACAATAAATGGAATATCTACCTGTTGTAATGGAGTTGTCTTCCCAAAATTTTGTTGTGCTACAAAATATGATAACAACACAGAAATAGTGTTATTTGTAAAATGGCCTATCATTCCCCCATATATGGAATTAGTTCTATACACCACATATCCCAATAAACTACCGAGAAAAAGTATACCTAAAAAATTCTGCACATTTAAATGAAGCATTGCAAAGAATATAGCGGTTATAAAAATACTCTTTATAGAACCTCTCATTTCAAAACTTCTCATAACAAGTCCTCGCATAAATATTTCTTCACAGCAGGCAGCTACAGCTCCAAATATTAGAATTTGCATAAAAAGTTCTTGTGTATTGGAAGCTGCAGGTATTGGCATAACGGGAATTTTACCCAGTTTAGATAGAAAATAATTTGTCAAAAGTGCAAAAAAACTCGACACTATCCAGCCTAAAATAGCTATTATTATCACTAAAAAAACTTGTTCCCCCTTTATAGGATTTAACCTTAAAACATATTTTACATCATATCTTTTAAAAAGAAGGTAAAGAATAACAGGCAGTAAAACAAGAAAAAATTCTGTGATTAGTATACCTATATATAAAGAAGCCTTTTGCACCAAATATCCAACTGTTATGAGAAGTAACATGACAAAAAAGTACAACTTACTTACATCTTTTTCATCTGGCCGCATTCAACCACTTCCTTTTTTACATCATCAATTTCACCCTTATAGATTTTAACATATAAAGAATAAAAAAGTAAGAATTAAATGTGAGATTTTTGTGAAACCTAATAATTGAAAATTTCAATCAATGTGATATAATAAATAGTAGAAAAATATGGAGGTGATGTAAATGAGCCTTATGAGACGAGGACGCGACTGGTGGGATTGGCCCTTCGATTTCAATATTAGAAATTTGCCAAGCATTTTTGATGTGAATTTCCCATCTATTTCAGGTCTATTTTCTCGGCCAAGAGTGGACATCACCGAATCTGAAACAGAAATAGTGGCAACAGCTGAACTACCGGGCGTTGACAAAAAAGACATTGAAATAAATGTCTATGACAATATACTGGAAATAAAAGGGCAAACCACAGTAGATGAAGAAAGAGAAGATAAAAATTATTACATGAGAGAAAGATATTACGGAAGTTTTGCCAGAAGAATAGAATTACCCGCAGAAGTAGACCCTGAAAGAACTACTGCTAAATTTGAAAACGGCATTCTCAAAATCACAATGCCAAAATTACATCCAAGCAAACCAAAGGGAAGAAAAATAGATATAGAATAATATGAACAAAGGTAAGCAAAAAGTGGAGATGCAAAATATCACATTATCTTTGCCTAAGGGTTTATTACAAAAGATAAAACATATAGCTATAGATAGACAAACATCAGTATCTAGCCTTTTAACAGAAACTCTTGAGGAAATTGTAAGAAAAGAAAATTCATATGACAAAGCCAAGTCACGCCATATATTAGAAAAAGGTTTTAACTTGGGTACGGAAGGCGAACTTACCTCGAGCAGAGAAGATTTGTATAGAGACCTAAATTCAGGTCAGTACTCTGGCAAAGTAAAGGTGCAAAATCCTTTTAGCAAATAAAAAACTGGAAGGCAACAGCCTTCCTTTTTTATTCTACTTTTTTCTTAAGAAGCGCTACCATTAATGCAGTAACTACTGTACCAACTGCTATTACTCCAATGTAAAGAAGAGGATTTGACACAGCT contains:
- a CDS encoding CPBP family intramembrane glutamic endopeptidase — encoded protein: MRPDEKDVSKLYFFVMLLLITVGYLVQKASLYIGILITEFFLVLLPVILYLLFKRYDVKYVLRLNPIKGEQVFLVIIIAILGWIVSSFFALLTNYFLSKLGKIPVMPIPAASNTQELFMQILIFGAVAACCEEIFMRGLVMRSFEMRGSIKSIFITAIFFAMLHLNVQNFLGILFLGSLLGYVVYRTNSIYGGMIGHFTNNTISVLLSYFVAQQNFGKTTPLQQVDIPFIVVIGYGIFALFAAILLYVLLRYLKKVTDPYVIRGTTKLKEDLYIFLHWPVLLSVLVFLYRITEQILKIAGVI
- a CDS encoding Hsp20/alpha crystallin family protein translates to MSLMRRGRDWWDWPFDFNIRNLPSIFDVNFPSISGLFSRPRVDITESETEIVATAELPGVDKKDIEINVYDNILEIKGQTTVDEEREDKNYYMRERYYGSFARRIELPAEVDPERTTAKFENGILKITMPKLHPSKPKGRKIDIE